One Jeotgalibaca porci genomic region harbors:
- a CDS encoding universal stress protein → MKPKYEHIMVPVDGSESSIQAFKKAVHIAKRNDAVLHLVTVVDKADKPNEAEQIDRNREEFFSALETYAKRENQLIEKYVKFGSAKKLIAEELVKNWNIDLIIMGATGKGNIAKMVIGSITSYVTKHARCDVLIAK, encoded by the coding sequence ATGAAACCGAAGTACGAACACATTATGGTACCTGTCGATGGTTCAGAGTCATCTATTCAAGCCTTTAAGAAGGCCGTTCATATTGCCAAACGAAATGATGCAGTTTTACACCTCGTAACCGTTGTAGACAAGGCAGACAAACCCAATGAAGCTGAGCAAATTGATCGCAATCGTGAGGAATTTTTCTCAGCATTGGAGACCTATGCAAAACGTGAAAACCAGCTGATTGAGAAATACGTAAAATTCGGAAGTGCTAAGAAATTAATTGCTGAAGAACTTGTAAAAAACTGGAATATTGATTTAATTATTATGGGCGCCACAGGAAAAGGTAATATTGCCAAAATGGTCATCGGCTCCATTACCAGCTATGTTACAAAACATGCACGTTGCGACGTCTTAATCGCTAAATAA
- a CDS encoding AAA family ATPase, translating into MRPIKLEMNAFGPYKEKTVLDFTELNNQTLFLISGPTGAGKTTLFDAIAYALYDDASGNSRSKEAFKSDFATDNDFCYVAFTFEVNGKEYYIRRNPAQKAPGKRGIIDHGSAVEFHHDGNVTTKISDANKEIIALLALSYDQFKQIVMLPQGEFKHLLESDSKDKEAIFRNIFGTQVILKFQENLKVKVSKLTKDVASNQSELKASYQFLNSLEDALLHSYCDEEDTEAVLDRLGELNKELLTEASNIQKKIEETTLSMRKYENHWEHTEKLQTLTARSEELALEAAHYKALESQIIQFEKAQDCLDAKGDFQKEVAAKTELDTMLRETQEKFTGYQVNLNDKLATFETMEADYKQLPEWRQLLDTRNKQLEVFEQIQKLEKEIARLLESQTENQEKATVLRMTDTQLADDLTDFLAQLEESQLAQARVTVSKDKLHELQTTHSLSKQLIDQLDRMAGLISAHTQALTEMQQAETEALEKNTLLMASRRLFNQNMAGILADNLNPGDECPVCGSLSHPTLATKISKAPSEDELEQIQKESTASDRSFTQKSEHVRSINLQITDLEIQTGVTRDGLAAAYESKMTEYEEMTAEIAHTSKELQTSELVAALSDARGKQVSAVQDERSTIQLKLKELETFYQARMEQITTQMSALETLKGKVNDLEVDSVREEADNYQAKIVYTEKAFPVVKQEVNDIEKQIALSKNSQESLDQQLGVADKRMTQAKQRLDEKLVEAQLGEDFEEHLLPSHTVAKAKKELVNYMDECKITQRNREEQEKIVAAFPEQLSSDAVQERITALKAELLQLDAASKKISNDCQTVKHGEDTIKCIFNKGKAVLKEYGQVKRLSDIANGQSVETGRLSFERYVMAIYYEEIVHAANLRLIQMTDNRYLLKRSTREAKGAGAKGLELDVFDHFTGQTRSVKTLSGGESFKASLALALGLSDVMQQQSGGIQIDTLFIDEGFGTLDAESLEQAIQTLSELNANGRMVGIISHVEELKTRIPAHIKVTHSSSGSKATISV; encoded by the coding sequence ATGAGACCCATTAAATTAGAAATGAATGCGTTCGGTCCTTATAAAGAAAAGACAGTTCTGGACTTTACAGAATTAAATAATCAAACACTTTTCCTAATCAGCGGCCCGACTGGTGCAGGTAAAACAACCCTTTTCGATGCTATTGCGTACGCTTTGTATGATGATGCGAGTGGAAATAGTCGTTCTAAAGAAGCCTTTAAATCGGACTTCGCTACGGATAACGATTTTTGTTATGTGGCTTTTACCTTTGAAGTAAATGGTAAAGAGTATTACATCCGTCGAAATCCCGCACAAAAAGCACCTGGCAAACGCGGCATTATTGACCACGGATCAGCCGTTGAATTTCATCACGACGGAAATGTAACGACCAAAATTTCCGACGCAAATAAAGAAATCATTGCGCTACTGGCTCTTTCTTATGACCAGTTTAAGCAGATTGTGATGTTACCCCAAGGCGAGTTTAAGCATTTATTAGAATCAGATAGTAAAGATAAAGAAGCTATTTTTCGAAATATTTTTGGCACGCAAGTCATACTGAAATTTCAGGAAAACCTCAAAGTAAAAGTTTCGAAACTAACGAAAGATGTTGCCAGTAATCAATCAGAATTAAAAGCTTCTTATCAATTCTTGAATTCTCTCGAAGATGCTCTCCTTCATAGTTACTGCGATGAGGAAGATACAGAAGCAGTATTGGATCGTTTAGGCGAACTAAATAAAGAGTTACTTACTGAAGCTTCCAACATTCAAAAGAAAATCGAAGAAACAACCCTCTCCATGCGAAAATACGAAAACCATTGGGAGCACACAGAAAAATTGCAAACTCTGACTGCTAGATCTGAGGAATTAGCCTTAGAGGCAGCCCACTATAAAGCATTGGAAAGTCAGATTATTCAATTTGAAAAAGCACAGGATTGCTTGGACGCCAAAGGGGATTTCCAAAAAGAAGTCGCGGCGAAAACGGAACTAGATACAATGTTACGCGAAACGCAAGAGAAATTCACAGGCTATCAAGTTAATTTGAACGACAAACTCGCAACATTCGAAACGATGGAAGCTGATTACAAGCAACTGCCGGAATGGCGGCAACTGTTGGATACACGTAATAAACAGTTGGAAGTCTTTGAACAGATTCAAAAACTTGAAAAAGAAATTGCGCGGCTGCTCGAAAGCCAAACCGAAAATCAAGAAAAAGCAACTGTACTAAGAATGACGGATACCCAGCTGGCCGATGACCTCACTGACTTTCTGGCACAACTTGAAGAAAGCCAGTTGGCCCAGGCTCGTGTAACTGTCAGTAAGGATAAGTTACACGAACTTCAAACAACCCATTCCCTATCAAAACAACTCATCGATCAGTTGGATAGAATGGCTGGACTCATTTCTGCTCATACCCAGGCTCTTACAGAAATGCAACAAGCAGAAACCGAAGCCCTTGAGAAAAATACATTATTGATGGCGTCTCGCCGTCTCTTCAATCAAAATATGGCCGGCATTTTGGCTGACAATCTAAATCCCGGTGACGAATGTCCCGTGTGTGGATCTCTTTCACACCCAACACTAGCAACTAAAATTTCTAAAGCTCCTTCAGAGGATGAACTTGAACAGATTCAAAAAGAAAGTACTGCTTCTGACAGATCTTTTACGCAGAAATCGGAGCACGTGCGGAGCATCAACCTTCAGATTACTGACTTAGAAATACAGACGGGGGTTACCCGAGATGGTCTAGCTGCAGCGTACGAAAGTAAAATGACTGAGTACGAGGAAATGACAGCAGAAATTGCGCACACGTCTAAAGAACTTCAAACTTCCGAATTAGTAGCAGCACTTTCGGATGCGAGAGGCAAGCAAGTCAGTGCCGTTCAAGATGAGAGAAGTACTATCCAGCTGAAGCTGAAAGAATTGGAAACATTCTATCAAGCAAGGATGGAACAAATTACGACGCAAATGAGCGCGTTAGAAACTTTGAAAGGTAAAGTGAATGATTTAGAAGTGGATTCGGTTCGTGAAGAGGCGGACAATTATCAAGCTAAAATTGTCTACACGGAAAAAGCCTTCCCAGTTGTAAAACAAGAAGTGAATGACATCGAAAAACAGATTGCTCTTTCAAAAAACTCGCAGGAGTCATTGGACCAGCAGTTAGGTGTTGCGGATAAACGAATGACCCAAGCTAAACAGCGATTAGATGAAAAATTAGTCGAAGCACAGTTGGGTGAAGATTTCGAGGAACATTTACTGCCCTCTCATACTGTGGCCAAAGCGAAAAAAGAGTTGGTAAACTACATGGATGAGTGTAAAATTACGCAACGAAATCGCGAAGAACAAGAAAAAATTGTGGCTGCTTTCCCGGAACAATTAAGTAGTGATGCTGTCCAAGAACGAATTACGGCACTAAAAGCCGAACTGCTTCAATTGGATGCGGCCAGCAAGAAAATATCCAATGACTGTCAGACTGTGAAACACGGCGAAGACACTATCAAATGTATTTTCAATAAAGGAAAAGCTGTCTTGAAGGAATACGGCCAAGTAAAGCGCCTCTCCGACATTGCCAATGGACAGTCCGTTGAGACCGGCAGACTCTCGTTTGAACGGTATGTCATGGCTATTTATTATGAAGAGATCGTTCATGCCGCAAACTTACGTCTTATTCAAATGACAGACAATCGGTACTTATTGAAACGCTCCACTCGTGAAGCGAAAGGTGCTGGCGCCAAAGGTCTTGAATTAGATGTCTTCGATCACTTCACCGGTCAGACGCGGAGTGTTAAAACACTATCAGGCGGTGAAAGTTTCAAAGCATCCTTAGCATTGGCGTTAGGTTTGAGCGATGTCATGCAACAACAAAGTGGAGGGATACAGATTGATACCCTCTTTATCGATGAAGGCTTCGGGACTTTGGATGCTGAATCATTGGAACAAGCAATCCAGACGCTGTCAGAACTCAATGCCAATGGTCGCATGGTTGGGATTATCTCTCATGTTGAGGAACTAAAAACGCGCATTCCCGCTCATATTAAAGTGACCCACTCTTCTTCGGGTAGCAAGGCTACGATTAGTGTCTGA
- a CDS encoding exonuclease SbcCD subunit D produces MRVLHTADWHLGKIVNEFSMIEDQRHALEQLVEAVKTQNIDAVIMAGDLYDRSLPPKEAVALADEVLTQIVNELGIPVLAIAGNHDSSERLEYGSRLFTQNNLFIEGTLKHETRKVRIDGVNFYLMPFSDPAFVREKMQQPDIRTMEDAARYQIEAIKSQWNPAELNVLIAHAYVINGDVDSVETSDSERPLSIGTAEYIPVGLLEGFDYVALGHLHKPQKVKEAFIRYSGSLLKYSKSEANHVKQLTVVDLQKSSVTQEPFYFEPLRNMRVIRDSFEALLKQRSDDYIFFELTDSDIIFDPMNQLRKKFPNAMGLEYVNRHVTTVTDIALSQSDLKSKKLPDLFADFYENYTHSTLSSDSRSLIEREFNDAERSTHETH; encoded by the coding sequence GTGCGAGTATTGCATACAGCGGACTGGCATTTAGGTAAAATCGTAAATGAATTTTCGATGATTGAAGATCAACGGCATGCTTTAGAACAGCTCGTTGAAGCCGTAAAAACACAAAATATTGATGCCGTTATTATGGCGGGAGACTTGTACGACCGCTCACTTCCCCCCAAAGAAGCTGTCGCTTTGGCAGACGAAGTGTTGACACAGATTGTTAACGAACTGGGGATTCCGGTATTGGCTATTGCCGGTAACCACGACAGCAGTGAGCGCCTGGAGTATGGCTCCCGTCTCTTTACTCAAAATAACCTATTTATCGAAGGAACCCTTAAACATGAAACGCGGAAAGTCAGGATTGACGGTGTAAATTTTTACCTGATGCCTTTTTCCGATCCAGCATTCGTTCGTGAAAAGATGCAACAACCAGATATCCGGACAATGGAAGATGCCGCGCGTTATCAAATTGAAGCGATTAAGAGTCAATGGAACCCTGCTGAATTAAATGTCCTGATTGCCCATGCGTACGTTATCAATGGTGATGTTGATTCAGTCGAAACATCTGATTCGGAACGTCCTCTCAGTATCGGAACCGCGGAATATATTCCCGTTGGCCTTTTGGAAGGGTTCGATTATGTTGCGCTGGGGCATTTACACAAGCCACAAAAAGTAAAAGAGGCGTTTATTCGTTACAGCGGTTCTTTGTTGAAATATTCAAAGTCAGAAGCAAATCATGTGAAGCAATTGACTGTTGTTGATTTACAAAAAAGCAGTGTGACACAAGAACCCTTCTATTTTGAGCCTTTACGCAACATGCGGGTTATTCGGGATTCCTTTGAGGCGTTACTCAAACAGCGGTCCGACGACTATATCTTTTTCGAACTGACCGACTCGGATATTATTTTCGACCCCATGAATCAATTGCGAAAGAAATTTCCCAATGCAATGGGATTAGAGTATGTCAATCGTCACGTCACGACGGTCACGGATATTGCTCTTAGTCAATCCGACTTGAAATCGAAAAAATTGCCGGATTTATTTGCTGATTTCTACGAAAATTATACCCATTCAACCTTGTCATCGGACAGCCGTTCTCTAATTGAACGCGAATTCAATGATGCGGAAAGGAGTACACATGAGACCCATTAA
- a CDS encoding SDR family oxidoreductase encodes MDLGLKGKNALIIASSQGLGKAVATELVKEGANVMLTSRSEDALRKVQAELELLGEGRVTYFPCDITKPEEIKALVKETQERLGTIHILLNNAGGPPSGGFEDFNDEEWQQSFELNLLSYVRIIREVLPDLKKEGGRIVNVASMSVKTPITNLILSNTFRNGIVGLSKSLAEELGPYNILVNVAAPGTIGTGRIDELNKDRAKKRNMSVEEIEKETAARIPLGRVGRPEEFGKAVTFLLSDTNTYITGSTILVDGGMAKVIS; translated from the coding sequence GTGGATTTAGGATTAAAAGGAAAAAATGCACTTATTATTGCGTCCAGTCAAGGCTTAGGTAAGGCAGTGGCAACTGAACTCGTCAAAGAGGGTGCGAATGTTATGTTAACGAGTCGCAGTGAAGACGCGTTACGTAAGGTTCAAGCTGAACTGGAGTTATTAGGTGAAGGGCGAGTAACCTATTTTCCCTGTGATATAACCAAACCAGAGGAAATAAAAGCACTCGTAAAAGAAACGCAGGAACGTTTAGGTACGATTCATATTTTGTTAAATAATGCAGGCGGACCACCAAGTGGCGGGTTCGAAGACTTTAATGACGAGGAATGGCAGCAATCATTTGAGTTAAACTTATTGAGTTATGTTCGCATTATTCGTGAAGTCTTACCCGATTTGAAAAAAGAGGGCGGAAGAATCGTAAATGTTGCCTCAATGTCGGTGAAAACGCCTATTACAAATTTAATCCTTTCCAACACATTTAGAAATGGAATTGTAGGCTTATCGAAATCATTGGCTGAGGAACTCGGTCCCTATAATATTCTCGTAAACGTGGCAGCGCCAGGAACAATAGGCACTGGCAGAATCGACGAATTAAATAAAGACAGAGCCAAGAAGCGGAATATGTCAGTGGAAGAAATTGAGAAAGAAACAGCTGCAAGAATTCCGTTGGGTCGTGTAGGAAGACCAGAGGAATTTGGTAAAGCCGTCACATTTTTACTTTCAGATACAAATACATATATTACCGGATCAACGATTTTGGTTGACGGTGGTATGGCAAAAGTAATTAGTTAA
- a CDS encoding acyl-[acyl-carrier-protein] thioesterase encodes MSGLKFRNNHIVATYECDKTSNMTLPSLINNMVETSGLQSHALGNTEEQMSERGLAWIIIQYDIKINRMPTRREEITLETEALSYNRFFTYRAFRAFDQADNLLVEVITTFGVMEMTTRKLTQVSKELIAPYQAEEIRTMLRAPKIKPVNKETATSMPFRVRYLDIDGNMHVNNAKYFDWIINTIDTDILENYLIEAVTIKYEKEVGFGNMIESTVSVEQLADNKVMTAHVIENGGGNACIANITWVKR; translated from the coding sequence ATGAGTGGATTAAAATTTCGCAACAATCATATTGTAGCAACGTATGAATGTGACAAAACAAGTAATATGACCTTACCGTCATTAATTAATAATATGGTAGAAACATCCGGCTTGCAGAGTCATGCTCTAGGGAATACGGAAGAACAAATGTCTGAGCGCGGGTTAGCCTGGATAATTATTCAATATGATATTAAGATTAACCGGATGCCAACACGTCGGGAAGAAATAACTCTGGAAACAGAAGCATTAAGTTACAATCGCTTTTTCACATACCGTGCTTTTAGAGCCTTTGACCAAGCCGATAACTTATTAGTAGAAGTTATTACAACTTTTGGTGTGATGGAAATGACTACCCGGAAGTTAACGCAAGTATCAAAAGAGTTGATAGCTCCTTATCAAGCTGAAGAAATTCGTACGATGTTGCGTGCGCCTAAGATTAAGCCGGTAAACAAAGAAACAGCAACCAGTATGCCATTTCGTGTTCGCTATTTAGACATTGATGGTAATATGCACGTAAATAACGCCAAATATTTCGACTGGATTATTAATACGATTGATACTGATATTTTAGAGAACTATTTGATTGAAGCTGTAACCATTAAGTATGAAAAAGAAGTGGGCTTCGGCAATATGATTGAAAGTACAGTTTCGGTTGAACAACTGGCAGATAATAAAGTAATGACTGCTCATGTTATCGAAAATGGTGGCGGCAATGCGTGTATCGCCAATATTACTTGGGTAAAACGCTAA
- a CDS encoding ABC-F family ATP-binding cassette domain-containing protein — translation MITVSNVSLQFSDRKLFDNVNIKFTPGNCYGVIGANGAGKSTFLKILSGEVSPSTGDVILDPNERLSVLNQDHFAFEDEQVLDTVVMGNKRLYEVRQEKDAIYMKEEFTDADGIRAGELEGEFAELNGWEAEADAASLLQGLGISEDLHSKKMSELIEPQKVKVLLAQALFGQPDVLLLDEPTNGLDKQSIDWLSEFLINFPNTVIVVSHDRHFLNTVCTHMADVDFGKIQLYVGNYDFWLQSSQLAAKLAADQNSKKEEKIKELQDFIARFSANASKSKQATSRKKMLDKITLDDIQPSSRKYPFVGFSPEREIGNDVLIVDGISKTIDGEKVLDNISFTLGREDKVAFTSRRDIATTTLFKILMGEMEPDSGSFKWGVTTSRSYLPKDHSSEFPNPDTNILEWLREFAGPEEDDNTFLRSFLGRMLFTGDDVMKKVSVLSGGEKVRVILSKMMFSKANVLILDDPTNHLDLESITALNDGMIAFKGALIFTSHDHEFINTTANRIIEVSPNGVVDRLDTTYDDFLEDKNVRERVAALYEN, via the coding sequence ATGATTACTGTATCAAACGTCAGTTTACAATTTTCTGACCGTAAACTTTTTGACAATGTAAATATTAAATTCACTCCTGGCAACTGTTATGGTGTAATCGGAGCAAACGGTGCCGGTAAATCGACTTTCTTGAAGATTCTTTCTGGCGAAGTTTCACCATCTACCGGAGATGTTATCTTGGATCCAAACGAACGTCTCTCTGTTCTAAACCAAGACCACTTTGCATTTGAAGATGAGCAAGTTTTAGACACTGTTGTAATGGGAAATAAACGCCTTTATGAAGTACGTCAAGAAAAAGACGCTATCTACATGAAGGAAGAGTTTACAGACGCGGATGGCATTCGTGCCGGTGAACTTGAAGGCGAATTCGCTGAATTAAATGGTTGGGAAGCTGAAGCAGACGCAGCGAGCTTATTGCAAGGTTTAGGAATCTCCGAAGACTTGCATAGTAAGAAAATGAGCGAACTAATCGAACCGCAAAAAGTGAAAGTGCTTCTTGCACAAGCATTGTTCGGTCAGCCAGACGTTCTTCTATTGGATGAGCCTACCAACGGTTTGGACAAACAATCAATCGACTGGTTGTCAGAATTCTTAATTAACTTCCCGAACACTGTTATTGTTGTATCACATGACCGTCACTTCTTGAATACGGTATGTACACACATGGCAGACGTTGACTTTGGAAAAATCCAACTTTATGTTGGTAACTATGATTTCTGGTTGCAATCAAGCCAATTAGCAGCTAAATTAGCAGCGGATCAAAACTCCAAAAAAGAAGAAAAAATTAAAGAACTACAAGACTTTATTGCACGTTTTAGCGCGAACGCTTCTAAATCTAAACAAGCGACTTCCCGTAAGAAAATGTTGGATAAAATTACTCTGGATGATATTCAACCATCTTCTCGTAAATATCCATTCGTTGGATTCTCACCTGAACGTGAAATCGGAAACGATGTATTAATCGTAGACGGTATCTCGAAAACAATCGATGGCGAAAAAGTATTGGATAACATCAGCTTTACATTAGGCCGTGAAGATAAAGTTGCCTTTACAAGCCGTCGTGATATCGCAACAACTACTTTGTTCAAAATCTTAATGGGCGAAATGGAACCAGATTCTGGTTCATTTAAATGGGGCGTTACGACTTCTCGTAGTTACCTGCCTAAAGACCACTCTTCTGAGTTCCCAAATCCAGATACAAACATCTTGGAATGGTTACGTGAATTTGCTGGTCCAGAAGAAGATGACAATACATTCTTGCGTAGCTTCTTAGGTCGTATGCTATTTACTGGTGACGATGTAATGAAGAAAGTTTCCGTTTTATCCGGAGGCGAGAAAGTACGGGTTATTCTTTCTAAGATGATGTTCTCTAAAGCAAACGTATTAATCTTGGATGATCCAACAAACCACTTGGACTTGGAATCTATCACAGCGTTGAACGATGGTATGATTGCATTCAAAGGCGCGTTGATATTCACTTCTCATGACCACGAATTTATTAATACAACAGCAAATCGTATTATCGAAGTATCTCCTAACGGGGTTGTTGACCGCTTGGATACGACTTATGACGATTTCTTGGAAGATAAAAATGTTCGTGAACGTGTAGCTGCGCTATACGAAAACTAA
- the brnQ gene encoding branched-chain amino acid transport system II carrier protein has translation MDKKLQFKDYVFIGSLLFGLFFGAGNLIFPIQMGQLAGSDMWLATAGFIITAVGLPFLGIVAMGLARKESMYELASKISPGYGMFYTVALYLTIGPFFAIPRTATVSFEAAFAPYLDQGMLQIALVIFSALFFGFSLWFTLRPSGILTWIGKVLNPIFLVSLTGLVIFTVMKPMGEVAQIPVQPLYQEGSFFRGFLEGYNTMDALAALAFGIIVISTIKSLGVTKPSAIAKDTIIAGLFSTTLMAVIYASLVYVGASSQGIFGLSANGGVALAVVSNHYFGSLGAVVLAVIITAACFKTAVGLLTAISEMFVTLFPNKFTYNQFVYLFTGISFGIANLGLAQIITLSVPVLMFLYPLAITLIFTAIFSPLFKDKAIVYQVTTLFTLSFAVLDFIHALPKEWEATANLAFISEWAEKTIPLFTYGMSWVMPALIGFVIGFVLSKLKK, from the coding sequence ATGGATAAGAAATTACAATTTAAAGATTACGTATTTATCGGCTCACTGTTGTTTGGCTTATTTTTCGGAGCTGGAAATCTCATTTTCCCCATTCAAATGGGGCAACTGGCTGGTTCAGACATGTGGTTGGCAACAGCCGGATTTATTATTACTGCAGTAGGCTTGCCGTTCCTAGGTATTGTCGCCATGGGGTTGGCGCGCAAAGAGAGTATGTATGAACTGGCAAGTAAAATTTCACCGGGTTATGGCATGTTCTACACGGTAGCTTTGTATCTGACAATCGGTCCTTTCTTTGCCATTCCCAGGACAGCAACCGTCTCTTTTGAAGCAGCCTTTGCGCCATATTTAGATCAAGGCATGTTGCAAATTGCGCTCGTGATTTTTTCAGCTTTATTTTTTGGCTTTTCTTTATGGTTCACATTGCGTCCGTCCGGTATTCTGACTTGGATAGGTAAGGTATTAAACCCAATCTTTTTAGTTTCTTTAACCGGGCTTGTCATTTTTACCGTTATGAAACCAATGGGAGAAGTCGCACAAATCCCGGTTCAACCTCTGTACCAAGAAGGCTCGTTTTTCCGTGGATTTCTTGAAGGATACAATACAATGGATGCCTTGGCAGCTTTGGCATTCGGAATTATCGTTATTAGTACAATAAAAAGTCTGGGTGTTACGAAGCCAAGTGCCATTGCCAAAGACACAATCATCGCAGGGTTATTTAGTACTACTTTAATGGCTGTCATTTATGCGAGTCTTGTCTATGTAGGTGCATCTAGCCAAGGGATTTTTGGATTAAGTGCAAATGGTGGAGTAGCTCTGGCAGTTGTTTCTAATCACTACTTTGGCAGTTTGGGCGCCGTCGTTTTGGCAGTTATTATTACAGCTGCATGTTTTAAAACAGCCGTTGGTCTCTTGACCGCAATCAGCGAAATGTTTGTAACGCTGTTTCCGAACAAATTTACCTACAACCAATTTGTTTACTTATTTACGGGTATCTCTTTTGGAATCGCCAATTTGGGACTTGCACAAATTATTACCTTATCTGTTCCTGTTTTAATGTTCTTGTATCCACTCGCCATTACGCTAATTTTCACAGCCATTTTTAGTCCTTTATTTAAGGACAAAGCAATTGTTTATCAAGTTACAACGCTCTTTACATTATCATTTGCAGTATTGGACTTCATTCATGCGTTACCGAAAGAATGGGAAGCAACCGCAAATCTAGCTTTCATTTCTGAGTGGGCTGAAAAGACAATTCCGTTATTTACCTACGGGATGAGCTGGGTGATGCCCGCATTGATTGGTTTTGTCATTGGTTTTGTTCTTTCGAAACTTAAGAAATAA
- a CDS encoding ISL3 family transposase, translating to MAHTHCIKKMLGIEDPNIYLDDMPVVFEENKQVKNIVVQGKLSYTPRCCKKCGITNDSHQDIIKNGTKLSTIKLTHINFQPVLLRLKKQRFLCKHCAQTFIAETKLVERHCFISNIIKRTIAMELREIQSMRLVAQHLSVSNSTVIRVLEKVAEPLEANHIYLPQHLSIDEFKSVKNVSGAMSFLFLDAQNHRLIDVVEDRRQNQLIDYFMRYPKESRYSVKTVTMDMYSPYLAVVKDCFPKAQIVIDRFHIVQHLNRALNSFRIRVMNEAKKKSETDYRKLKKQWKLLLKNEWELDVTDYRTHRLYEGLVTEKMMVDYLLHINPRLRQVYTLVNDLRFALQRHDFDQFKTILEESRKYVLPKKVRTTVQTLFKYQEGIRNACLYTLSNGAIEGVNNKIKNIKRSGFGYRNYSHLRARILISYRLTASQFEPKALHYKEEKRRQEEKEKAKAN from the coding sequence ATGGCCCATACTCATTGTATTAAAAAAATGCTCGGAATAGAAGACCCAAATATATATTTAGATGACATGCCCGTTGTATTCGAAGAAAACAAGCAAGTTAAAAACATCGTTGTCCAAGGGAAATTATCTTACACCCCGCGGTGTTGTAAGAAATGCGGCATCACAAACGATTCCCACCAAGATATCATCAAGAACGGGACGAAGCTGTCCACAATAAAGCTGACCCACATCAATTTCCAGCCGGTTCTCCTGCGTCTGAAGAAACAACGTTTCTTGTGTAAACACTGTGCTCAAACCTTCATCGCTGAAACAAAACTCGTTGAACGACACTGCTTCATCTCCAACATCATCAAACGGACAATCGCGATGGAACTGCGGGAAATCCAGTCCATGAGGTTGGTGGCGCAACACCTTTCCGTTTCCAACAGCACGGTCATCCGAGTCCTTGAAAAAGTGGCGGAGCCATTGGAGGCCAATCATATCTATCTCCCGCAACACCTTTCCATCGATGAATTCAAGTCGGTCAAAAATGTGTCCGGCGCCATGAGCTTCCTGTTTCTTGATGCCCAAAACCACCGGTTGATCGATGTCGTCGAGGACAGACGGCAGAATCAGCTGATTGACTACTTCATGCGCTATCCCAAGGAATCGCGTTATAGCGTGAAGACTGTCACGATGGACATGTATTCCCCGTATCTGGCGGTCGTAAAAGACTGTTTTCCTAAAGCGCAAATCGTTATCGATCGGTTCCATATTGTCCAACACCTGAATCGGGCACTCAATTCGTTCCGTATCCGCGTCATGAATGAAGCCAAGAAAAAAAGCGAGACGGACTACCGTAAGCTGAAGAAACAATGGAAATTGCTTTTGAAAAATGAGTGGGAATTAGACGTCACCGATTATCGGACGCACCGGCTTTACGAGGGACTGGTGACCGAGAAGATGATGGTGGACTATTTATTGCATATCAACCCGCGCTTGCGCCAGGTTTATACCTTGGTGAATGACCTACGTTTCGCCCTCCAAAGGCATGACTTTGACCAATTCAAAACCATTTTAGAAGAATCCAGGAAATATGTACTGCCAAAAAAAGTCCGTACCACCGTGCAGACTTTGTTCAAGTATCAGGAAGGCATCCGGAATGCTTGTCTGTATACCTTGTCCAACGGGGCCATCGAAGGGGTCAACAATAAAATAAAAAACATCAAGCGTTCCGGATTCGGTTATCGAAATTATAGCCACCTGCGTGCACGCATCCTCATCAGTTACCGCCTGACGGCGAGCCAATTTGAGCCGAAGGCACTCCATTACAAGGAGGAAAAGCGCCGACAAGAAGAAAAAGAAAAAGCCAAAGCGAATTAG